One genomic window of Hymenobacter sp. J193 includes the following:
- the leuC gene encoding 3-isopropylmalate dehydratase large subunit: MAKTLFDKIWDAHVVREVAGGLTVFYIDRHLIHEVTSPQAFDELTARGLTLRRPGQIVATADHNVPTRHQDQPIQDPLSRSQVDKLTENCAKFGVELYGLGHQYQGIVHVIGPELGITQPGLTMVCGDSHTSTHGAFGTIAFGIGTSQVTQVMASQCLLLDKPKRMRITLDGELRPGVSAKDLILHVISQLGTGGATGYFVEYAGSAIRALSMEGRMTVCNMSIEMGARGGLIAPDATTFSYLEGRRFAPQGENWDRAVAYWQTLYSDEDAQFDAELQFDASAIQPMITYGTNPGMGIPLSASIPMLADSGEAASFDKSLRYMGFEAGESLLGKEINYVFIGSCTNSRIEDLRTVAAYVKGKRKAAHVEAIIVPGSKQVELQAIAEGIDQVLADAGFELREPGCSACLAMNDDKIPAGAYCVSTSNRNFEGRQGPGARTLLASPLVAAITAVEGRLVDITQYLN; encoded by the coding sequence ATGGCTAAGACCTTATTTGATAAAATCTGGGACGCCCACGTGGTGCGCGAAGTAGCCGGTGGCCTCACCGTGTTCTATATCGACCGGCACCTGATCCATGAAGTCACCAGCCCGCAGGCGTTTGACGAGCTGACGGCCCGCGGCCTCACGCTGCGCCGCCCCGGCCAGATCGTAGCCACCGCCGACCACAACGTACCCACGCGCCACCAGGACCAGCCCATTCAGGACCCACTGTCCCGCTCCCAGGTGGACAAGCTCACCGAGAACTGCGCCAAGTTTGGCGTGGAGCTTTACGGCCTCGGCCACCAGTACCAGGGCATTGTACACGTCATTGGGCCGGAGCTGGGCATCACCCAGCCGGGCCTGACGATGGTGTGCGGCGACTCGCACACCTCCACGCACGGCGCGTTCGGCACCATTGCCTTCGGCATCGGCACCAGCCAGGTAACGCAGGTAATGGCTTCCCAGTGCCTGCTGCTCGACAAGCCCAAGCGCATGCGCATCACCCTGGACGGGGAGCTGCGCCCCGGCGTGTCGGCCAAGGATTTGATTCTGCACGTTATTTCCCAGTTGGGTACCGGCGGGGCCACGGGCTACTTTGTGGAATATGCTGGCAGCGCCATCCGCGCCCTGAGCATGGAAGGCCGCATGACGGTGTGCAACATGAGCATAGAAATGGGCGCCCGCGGTGGCCTCATTGCGCCTGATGCTACTACGTTCAGCTACCTCGAAGGCCGCCGCTTTGCGCCCCAGGGCGAGAACTGGGACCGGGCCGTGGCCTACTGGCAGACGCTCTATTCCGACGAAGATGCCCAGTTCGACGCCGAACTGCAGTTCGACGCCTCGGCCATTCAGCCGATGATAACCTACGGCACCAACCCCGGCATGGGCATTCCGCTCAGCGCCAGCATTCCCATGCTGGCCGATTCGGGCGAGGCCGCCAGCTTCGACAAGTCGCTGCGGTACATGGGCTTTGAGGCGGGCGAGTCGCTGCTGGGCAAGGAAATCAACTACGTGTTCATTGGCAGCTGCACCAACTCCCGCATAGAGGATCTGCGCACGGTGGCGGCTTACGTGAAGGGCAAGCGCAAAGCCGCCCACGTGGAGGCCATCATCGTGCCCGGCTCCAAGCAGGTAGAGCTGCAGGCCATTGCCGAAGGCATTGACCAAGTGCTGGCCGACGCGGGCTTTGAGCTGCGCGAGCCAGGCTGTAGCGCCTGCCTGGCCATGAACGACGACAAGATTCCGGCCGGCGCCTACTGCGTATCGACCTCCAACCGCAATTTCGAAGGCCGCCAGGGGCCCGGCGCCCGCACGCTGCTGGCCTCCCCGCTGGTGGCGGCTATCACCGCCGTGGAAGGTCGCCTGGTTGACATCACGCAGTACTTGAACTAA
- a CDS encoding branched-chain amino acid transaminase, with the protein MYFTSDTVAFLDGEFVPAEQATCGVYAQSLHYGYAVFEGIRAYQTPAGTRIFKPEEHYERLHYSCKSIGLPLAYSVEELTRISYEVLERNHLTDAYLRPLVYAATPNMSLKAASSGNLLIAVWEWGKYLGDQSLRLTISPYERPNPKAVPIEAKVAGHYVNSIIASTEAKGRGYDEALLLDMNGYVAEGPGANFFFEREGELYTAPQGSILRGITRNTIIDLAREAGITVHEQFFKPEELRTASAAFMTGTAAEVIGVASVDDVTFTTPFQQTIGGMLASHYQALVTGQSVKAEHLEVRT; encoded by the coding sequence ATGTACTTCACCTCTGATACAGTTGCTTTCCTGGATGGCGAGTTCGTACCGGCCGAGCAGGCTACGTGCGGCGTCTACGCCCAGTCTTTGCACTATGGCTACGCCGTGTTCGAGGGCATCCGGGCCTACCAGACGCCGGCCGGCACGCGCATCTTCAAGCCCGAAGAGCACTACGAGCGGCTGCACTATTCCTGTAAATCCATTGGGCTGCCGCTGGCTTACTCGGTGGAAGAGCTGACGCGCATCAGCTACGAAGTGCTGGAGCGCAACCACCTCACCGATGCCTACCTCCGGCCGCTGGTGTACGCCGCCACGCCCAACATGAGCCTGAAAGCCGCCTCCTCCGGCAACCTGCTGATTGCCGTGTGGGAATGGGGCAAGTACCTCGGCGACCAGAGCCTGCGCCTCACCATCTCGCCTTACGAGCGGCCCAACCCCAAGGCCGTGCCCATTGAAGCGAAAGTCGCCGGCCACTACGTCAACTCCATCATTGCCAGCACCGAGGCCAAGGGCCGGGGCTACGACGAAGCCCTGCTGCTGGATATGAACGGCTACGTGGCGGAAGGTCCGGGAGCCAACTTCTTTTTCGAGCGGGAAGGTGAGCTGTACACCGCTCCTCAGGGCAGCATTCTGCGTGGCATCACCCGCAACACCATCATCGACCTGGCCCGCGAGGCCGGCATCACGGTACACGAGCAATTCTTCAAGCCCGAGGAGCTGCGCACCGCTTCTGCCGCCTTCATGACGGGTACCGCCGCCGAGGTTATCGGCGTGGCTTCGGTGGATGACGTGACGTTTACCACCCCTTTTCAGCAAACCATCGGTGGTATGCTGGCCAGCCACTACCAGGCCCTGGTAACCGGGCAGTCAGTTAAAGCTGAACACCTGGAAGTCAGAACCTAG
- the ilvD gene encoding dihydroxy-acid dehydratase yields MALNKYSRIYTQDDSLPASQAMLIGSGLSDEDLRKPFVGICSTGFEGNTCNMHLNGLADQVKTGVQQQGLVGLRFNTIGVSDGITNGTAGMRYSLVSREIIADSIEAMAGAHNYDALACVMGCDKNMPGALIAMARLNRPSLMVYGGTIKGGTFKGQQLNIVSCFEAYGKKLQGQISDEDYKGIIHNACPGPGACGGMYTANTMAAAIETLGMSVPFSSSSPAVSAEKQQECHDAGAYLRRLLELDLKPRDILVREAFENALVMTTVLGGSTNAVLHLIAIAHAAGVHLTMEDFQAVSNRVPVLADLKPSGKYLMEDLSALGGVPAVMKTMLNAGLLHGDLLTVTGRTLAENLADVQPLGAEQDLLRPLNNPIKADGHIQILYGNLATKGAVAKITGKEGLRFEGPAVVFNSEEELNEGITQGKIQPGHVVVIRYVGPKGGPGMPEMLKPTSAIIGAGLGDKVALITDGRFSGGTHGFVIGHVCPEAYDGGTIALVEDGDWIVLDAGTNTIDVQVDAALLELRRQQWQRPRPSVQQGVLLKYIRTVSDASRGCITDYEEDHVHERATPARADLA; encoded by the coding sequence ATGGCTCTGAATAAATACAGCCGCATCTACACCCAAGACGACAGCCTGCCGGCCTCCCAGGCCATGCTCATCGGCTCGGGGCTGTCGGATGAGGATTTGCGCAAGCCGTTCGTGGGCATCTGCTCCACGGGCTTCGAAGGCAACACCTGCAACATGCACCTCAACGGCCTGGCCGACCAGGTGAAGACCGGCGTGCAGCAGCAGGGCCTGGTAGGACTGCGCTTCAACACCATCGGCGTATCCGACGGCATTACCAACGGCACGGCCGGCATGCGCTACTCCCTGGTTTCGCGCGAAATCATTGCCGATTCCATTGAGGCCATGGCCGGGGCCCACAACTACGACGCGCTGGCCTGCGTGATGGGCTGCGACAAGAACATGCCCGGTGCCCTCATTGCCATGGCCCGCCTCAACCGGCCTTCCCTGATGGTATATGGCGGCACCATCAAGGGCGGCACCTTCAAAGGGCAGCAGCTCAACATTGTTTCGTGCTTTGAGGCCTACGGCAAAAAGCTGCAGGGGCAGATATCGGACGAGGATTACAAAGGCATTATCCACAACGCCTGCCCGGGTCCGGGAGCGTGTGGAGGCATGTACACGGCGAATACGATGGCGGCCGCTATTGAAACGCTGGGCATGAGTGTTCCGTTTTCCTCGTCCTCCCCGGCCGTAAGCGCCGAAAAGCAGCAGGAGTGCCACGACGCCGGCGCGTACCTGCGCCGCCTGCTGGAGCTGGACCTCAAGCCCCGCGACATTCTGGTGCGCGAGGCCTTCGAAAACGCCCTGGTGATGACTACCGTGCTCGGCGGCTCCACCAACGCCGTGCTTCACCTCATTGCCATTGCCCACGCCGCCGGCGTGCACCTGACGATGGAGGACTTCCAGGCCGTGAGCAACCGCGTGCCGGTGCTGGCTGATCTAAAGCCCAGCGGCAAGTACCTGATGGAGGATTTGTCGGCGCTGGGCGGGGTGCCGGCCGTGATGAAGACCATGCTCAACGCGGGCCTGCTCCACGGCGACCTGCTCACGGTGACGGGCCGGACGCTAGCCGAAAACCTGGCCGACGTGCAGCCCCTGGGTGCCGAGCAGGACTTGTTGCGCCCCTTGAATAACCCCATCAAAGCTGACGGCCACATTCAGATTCTGTACGGCAACTTGGCCACCAAGGGCGCGGTGGCCAAAATCACGGGCAAGGAAGGGCTGCGGTTTGAAGGTCCGGCCGTGGTGTTCAACTCCGAAGAAGAGCTGAACGAAGGCATTACCCAGGGCAAGATTCAGCCCGGCCACGTGGTCGTGATTCGCTACGTAGGACCCAAGGGTGGACCGGGCATGCCGGAAATGCTCAAGCCCACCTCGGCCATCATCGGCGCGGGCCTGGGTGACAAAGTGGCCCTGATTACCGACGGGCGCTTTTCGGGCGGTACGCACGGCTTCGTCATCGGCCACGTCTGCCCCGAGGCCTACGACGGCGGCACCATTGCCCTGGTGGAAGACGGCGACTGGATTGTGCTGGATGCCGGCACCAACACGATAGATGTGCAGGTAGATGCGGCCCTGCTGGAGCTGCGTCGCCAGCAGTGGCAGCGGCCCCGGCCGAGTGTGCAGCAGGGCGTATTGCTGAAGTATATCCGCACGGTCAGCGACGCAAGCCGCGGCTGTATCACCGATTACGAGGAAGACCATGTACACGAAAGAGCAACCCCAGCCCGCGCCGACCTCGCCTGA
- a CDS encoding class I SAM-dependent methyltransferase: protein MHWNADSYTQKHAFVSQYGAGLVEVLSPQPGEWVLDLGCGAGELAQEIASRGANVVGLDASADMLTKAREQFPALDFRLADAATFELSERFDAVFSNAALHWVPQAEAVVRQVYQHLQPGGRFVAELGGKGNVGHIVETLLRQLHQHGYPHASADWWYFPSVAKYTALLEQQGFQVRLAQHYDRETPLADPDTGLRDWIEQFGDNFFRGVEPETQADILAATEAELRPVLFRDGQWRADYKRLRIVAEKPGS, encoded by the coding sequence ATGCACTGGAATGCCGACTCCTATACCCAAAAGCATGCTTTTGTCTCTCAGTACGGCGCAGGCTTAGTGGAAGTACTTTCTCCGCAGCCGGGCGAGTGGGTGCTGGACCTAGGCTGCGGGGCTGGGGAGCTGGCGCAGGAAATAGCCAGCCGGGGCGCTAACGTAGTGGGCCTGGACGCCTCGGCCGACATGCTGACCAAGGCCCGGGAGCAGTTTCCGGCGCTTGATTTCCGGTTAGCCGATGCGGCCACGTTTGAGCTATCAGAACGCTTCGATGCCGTATTCTCGAATGCGGCGCTGCACTGGGTTCCGCAGGCAGAGGCCGTGGTGCGGCAGGTATATCAACATCTGCAGCCGGGTGGGCGCTTCGTAGCGGAGCTTGGCGGGAAGGGCAATGTGGGGCATATTGTGGAAACCCTGCTCCGCCAGCTGCACCAGCACGGCTACCCACACGCCAGCGCCGACTGGTGGTACTTTCCCTCAGTGGCCAAGTACACCGCGCTGCTCGAACAACAAGGGTTCCAAGTGCGCCTGGCCCAGCACTACGACCGGGAAACGCCCCTTGCCGACCCCGATACCGGACTCCGGGACTGGATTGAGCAGTTTGGGGACAATTTCTTCCGGGGCGTTGAACCGGAAACCCAGGCAGACATTTTAGCTGCCACCGAAGCCGAGCTGCGCCCCGTTCTGTTCCGGGATGGGCAGTGGCGGGCCGATTACAAGCGCCTGCGCATCGTGGCAGAGAAGCCCGGGAGCTAG
- a CDS encoding 2-isopropylmalate synthase encodes MATQKIHIFDTTLRDGEQVPGCKLNRDEKLLIARQLELLGVDVIEAGFPVSSPGDFDAVAAIAAQTRYATVCGLSRAVEHDIITAAEALKSAKYPRIHTGIGTSDSHIKFKLCTTPDKIIERAVAAVKLAKSFVEDVEFYAEDAGRTENEFLVRVCEAAIRAGATVLNIPDTTGYCLPSEYGAKIKFLVDNVRGIEHVRLSTHCHNDLGMATANSIAGVLNGAQQVECTINGVGERAGNTALEEAVMVLRQHPYLNFETGINTKLLAETSAMVSHLMSMPVQPNKAIVGANAFSHSSGIHQDGVIKHRQTYEIIDPLEVGMPDSAIVLTARSGRAALAYRLQKIGYDFDRTALNKAYASFVALADRQKEVVDEDLHVMVEQENLVTVG; translated from the coding sequence ATGGCTACTCAGAAAATCCACATCTTCGATACCACCCTGCGCGACGGGGAGCAAGTGCCGGGCTGCAAGCTCAACCGGGACGAGAAACTGCTCATTGCCCGGCAGCTGGAGCTACTCGGCGTGGATGTGATTGAGGCCGGCTTTCCGGTTTCCAGCCCCGGCGACTTTGACGCCGTGGCGGCTATTGCGGCCCAAACGCGCTACGCCACCGTCTGCGGCCTCTCCCGCGCCGTGGAACACGACATCATTACAGCGGCGGAAGCCCTGAAATCGGCCAAATATCCGCGCATTCATACCGGCATCGGTACTTCCGACTCGCATATCAAATTCAAGCTCTGCACCACGCCCGACAAGATTATTGAGCGGGCGGTAGCGGCCGTGAAGCTGGCCAAAAGCTTTGTGGAAGACGTGGAGTTTTACGCCGAAGACGCCGGCCGCACTGAAAACGAATTTCTGGTGCGCGTGTGCGAAGCCGCTATCCGGGCTGGTGCCACGGTGCTCAACATTCCTGATACCACCGGCTACTGCCTGCCGAGCGAGTACGGCGCCAAGATTAAATTCCTGGTCGACAACGTGCGCGGCATCGAGCACGTGCGCCTGTCCACGCACTGCCACAACGACTTGGGCATGGCCACGGCCAACTCCATTGCGGGCGTGCTCAACGGCGCCCAACAGGTGGAGTGCACCATCAACGGGGTGGGCGAGCGGGCCGGCAACACGGCGTTGGAAGAAGCCGTGATGGTGCTCCGCCAACACCCCTACCTCAACTTCGAAACCGGCATCAACACCAAGCTGCTGGCCGAAACTTCGGCTATGGTTTCGCACCTCATGTCGATGCCCGTGCAGCCCAACAAGGCCATTGTGGGCGCCAACGCGTTTTCGCACTCCAGCGGCATTCACCAGGATGGTGTAATCAAGCACCGCCAAACCTACGAAATCATCGACCCGCTGGAGGTGGGCATGCCCGACTCGGCCATTGTGCTCACGGCCCGCTCTGGCCGCGCGGCCCTCGCCTACCGCCTCCAAAAGATCGGCTACGACTTCGACCGCACGGCCCTCAACAAAGCCTACGCCTCATTTGTGGCCCTCGCCGACCGCCAGAAGGAAGTCGTGGACGAGGATTTGCACGTGATGGTAGAGCAGGAAAACCTCGTTACCGTCGGCTAA
- the ilvC gene encoding ketol-acid reductoisomerase, whose protein sequence is MATINFGGVEEHVVTRDEFPLEKARTILKDETIAVIGYGVQGPGQALNLRDNGFNVIIGQRRDSASWNKAEADGWVEGETLFDIEEAAERGTIIANLLSDAGQIAVWPTLKARLTAGKTLYFSHGFGITFNDQTNIIPPADVDVVLVAPKGSGTSLRRLFVAGGGLNSSFAVYQDATGHAYEKAIALGIGVGSGYLFETDFKREVYSDLTGERGVLMGALAGIIEAQYQVLRQRGHSPSEAFNETVEELTQSLVPLVGENGMDWMFSNCSVTAQRGALDWKGKFREATLPVLNELYDSVASGAEAARTIQRGSTPGYRQELEAELKEVRDSELWQTGATVRELRSKATEKVEELS, encoded by the coding sequence ATGGCAACCATCAACTTCGGCGGCGTAGAAGAGCACGTAGTAACCCGCGACGAATTTCCTCTGGAAAAAGCCCGCACGATTCTCAAGGATGAAACCATTGCCGTGATTGGCTACGGCGTGCAGGGCCCCGGCCAGGCCCTGAACCTGCGCGACAACGGCTTCAACGTCATCATCGGGCAGCGCCGCGACTCGGCCTCCTGGAACAAGGCTGAAGCCGACGGCTGGGTGGAGGGCGAAACCCTGTTCGATATCGAGGAAGCCGCGGAGCGCGGTACCATCATTGCCAACTTGCTCTCCGACGCCGGCCAGATTGCGGTGTGGCCCACGCTGAAAGCCCGGCTCACGGCCGGCAAAACGCTGTACTTCTCCCACGGCTTCGGCATCACCTTCAACGACCAGACCAACATCATCCCGCCCGCCGATGTGGACGTGGTGCTGGTAGCGCCTAAGGGCAGCGGCACCAGCCTGCGCCGCCTGTTTGTGGCTGGCGGCGGCCTGAACTCTTCCTTTGCCGTGTACCAGGATGCCACTGGCCACGCCTACGAAAAGGCCATTGCTTTGGGTATCGGAGTGGGCTCGGGCTACCTGTTCGAAACTGACTTCAAGCGCGAAGTGTACTCTGACCTTACGGGCGAGCGGGGCGTGCTGATGGGTGCCCTGGCCGGCATCATTGAGGCCCAGTACCAAGTGCTGCGCCAGCGTGGCCACTCCCCTTCCGAGGCTTTCAACGAAACCGTGGAAGAACTCACCCAGAGCCTGGTGCCGCTGGTGGGCGAAAACGGCATGGACTGGATGTTCAGCAACTGCTCTGTGACGGCCCAGCGCGGCGCCCTCGACTGGAAAGGCAAGTTCCGCGAGGCTACCCTGCCCGTGCTCAACGAGCTGTACGACAGCGTAGCCTCCGGCGCCGAAGCCGCCCGCACCATCCAGCGCGGCTCTACGCCCGGCTACCGCCAGGAGCTGGAAGCCGAACTAAAGGAAGTGCGCGACTCAGAGCTGTGGCAGACCGGCGCCACTGTGCGCGAGTTGCGCTCCAAGGCCACCGAAAAGGTGGAAGAATTGAGCTAA
- the ilvN gene encoding acetolactate synthase small subunit, giving the protein MTIDRCEYNITVYTENQVGLLNRIAIIFSRRKINIESLNTSPSEIEGIHRFNIVVVETEEVVRKIARQIEKQVEVLKVYFNPNEDVIWQEMALYKVPTDVIAERALVERLLREHGARAVVIRKDYTVFETTGHREETDKLLAVLQPYGLIEFVRSARIAIIKDSKGFHHKLREFERIEPGHEVSENDYLNSRDKVFSM; this is encoded by the coding sequence ATGACCATAGACCGGTGCGAGTACAACATCACGGTGTATACCGAGAACCAGGTGGGGCTGCTGAACCGCATTGCTATCATCTTCTCGCGGCGCAAAATCAATATCGAAAGCCTCAACACCTCCCCTTCGGAAATCGAGGGTATTCACCGCTTCAACATTGTGGTGGTGGAGACGGAGGAAGTGGTGCGCAAGATTGCCCGCCAGATTGAAAAGCAGGTGGAAGTGCTCAAGGTCTACTTTAACCCCAATGAGGACGTCATCTGGCAGGAAATGGCCCTCTACAAAGTGCCCACCGACGTTATTGCCGAGCGGGCTCTGGTGGAGCGGCTGCTGCGGGAACACGGCGCCCGGGCGGTGGTGATTCGCAAGGACTATACGGTGTTTGAAACCACCGGCCACCGCGAAGAAACGGACAAGCTGCTGGCAGTGCTGCAGCCCTACGGCCTTATCGAGTTTGTGCGCTCGGCCCGCATTGCCATCATCAAAGACAGCAAGGGCTTCCACCACAAGCTCCGCGAGTTTGAGCGCATTGAGCCCGGCCACGAAGTAAGCGAAAACGACTACCTCAACAGCCGCGACAAGGTGTTTTCGATGTGA
- a CDS encoding ABA4-like family protein: protein MPAFLTPEFVFSVANTAVLPAWLLLMAAPRWVVTRRLVRSGVWPLLLAATYAALLTMHYFSPHATEGGFSSLAEVRALFQDPWALTAGWVHYLCFDLAVGIWETQDAERRGLAWYLRVPCLLLTFLVGPIGLLLYAGLRQLRPVSSPADLAS, encoded by the coding sequence ATGCCCGCCTTCCTCACTCCCGAATTCGTGTTTTCCGTGGCTAACACCGCCGTGCTGCCCGCCTGGCTCCTGCTGATGGCCGCGCCCCGCTGGGTGGTTACGCGCCGGCTGGTACGCAGCGGCGTGTGGCCCTTGCTGCTAGCTGCCACTTACGCCGCCTTGCTTACGATGCATTATTTTAGCCCTCATGCTACGGAAGGCGGCTTCAGCTCCCTGGCCGAGGTGAGGGCCCTGTTTCAGGATCCGTGGGCCCTCACGGCCGGCTGGGTGCACTACCTGTGCTTTGATCTGGCCGTAGGCATCTGGGAAACGCAGGATGCCGAGCGGCGCGGGCTGGCTTGGTATCTGCGCGTGCCCTGCCTTCTGCTCACTTTTTTGGTGGGGCCGATAGGCCTGCTGCTCTACGCCGGGTTGCGCCAGCTGCGCCCCGTTTCTTCCCCTGCTGATCTTGCCTCCTAA
- the ilvA gene encoding threonine ammonia-lyase IlvA, with product MQEDTLTATPVVQLANVERAARTLDGVIYKTLLQHNLGLSDAYGANVYLKREDLQVVRSYKIRGAYNKIAGLSREQVTRDVVCASAGNHAQGVAYACQLLGIRGYIFMPAQTPAQKVSKVRLFGKDQVDVVLVGATFDDTYQAAKNFCDQRGSTFVHPFDDLAIVEGQATVGLEILRDAPAQIDFLFMPIGGGGLASGVSSVFRQLSPRTRLIGVQPLGAPSMQRAIANGQRQALESIESFVDGAAVKCPGELTFQLCQELLDEVALVPEGQVCEDLLKMYNEEGIVLEPAGTLSVSALHQYADQIQGKTVVCVLSGSNNDITRMEEIKERAMRHQGRKHYFLVTFNQKPGALRRFVNHVLQEGDDIIQFQYIKKNNKEKGPVFIGLEVQNPHDVAGIQQRMAAEGFGYEYLNGKQDFLSLLV from the coding sequence ATGCAAGAAGACACGCTTACCGCTACTCCGGTAGTGCAGCTGGCCAACGTGGAGCGCGCCGCCCGCACCCTGGATGGCGTCATCTACAAAACCCTGCTGCAGCACAATCTGGGCCTTTCCGATGCCTATGGAGCTAACGTGTACCTCAAACGCGAAGACCTGCAGGTGGTACGCTCCTACAAAATCCGGGGTGCCTACAACAAGATAGCCGGGCTTAGCCGGGAACAGGTGACGCGGGATGTAGTGTGCGCTTCGGCCGGCAACCATGCACAGGGAGTGGCCTATGCCTGCCAGCTGCTTGGGATTCGCGGCTACATCTTCATGCCCGCCCAAACGCCAGCCCAGAAGGTAAGTAAAGTGCGTCTGTTTGGCAAAGATCAGGTGGACGTGGTGCTGGTAGGCGCCACCTTCGACGATACGTACCAGGCCGCCAAAAACTTCTGCGACCAGCGCGGCAGCACCTTCGTGCACCCGTTCGATGACCTGGCCATTGTGGAAGGCCAGGCTACTGTGGGCCTGGAAATCCTGCGCGACGCGCCCGCTCAAATTGATTTTCTGTTTATGCCCATCGGCGGCGGGGGGCTGGCTTCGGGGGTGAGCAGTGTGTTTCGGCAGCTGAGCCCGCGCACCCGCCTGATTGGGGTGCAGCCGCTGGGGGCGCCTTCGATGCAGCGGGCCATTGCCAACGGGCAGCGCCAGGCCCTGGAATCTATTGAGAGCTTCGTGGACGGGGCAGCCGTGAAATGCCCCGGCGAGCTGACGTTTCAGCTGTGCCAGGAGCTGCTGGATGAGGTGGCCCTGGTGCCCGAGGGGCAGGTATGCGAGGATCTGCTGAAGATGTACAACGAGGAAGGCATTGTGCTGGAGCCGGCGGGCACGCTCAGCGTCTCGGCCCTGCACCAGTACGCCGACCAGATCCAGGGCAAAACGGTGGTGTGCGTGCTCAGCGGCTCCAACAACGACATCACCCGGATGGAGGAAATCAAGGAGCGGGCCATGCGCCACCAGGGCCGCAAGCACTACTTTCTGGTCACCTTCAACCAAAAGCCTGGGGCTTTGCGCCGCTTTGTGAACCACGTGCTTCAGGAGGGCGACGACATCATCCAGTTTCAGTACATCAAAAAGAATAACAAGGAAAAAGGGCCCGTCTTTATCGGCCTGGAAGTGCAGAACCCGCACGACGTGGCGGGCATTCAGCAGCGCATGGCTGCCGAGGGCTTCGGCTACGAGTACCTGAACGGCAAGCAGGATTTCCTGAGTTTGCTGGTGTGA